One genomic window of Gossypium hirsutum isolate 1008001.06 chromosome D11, Gossypium_hirsutum_v2.1, whole genome shotgun sequence includes the following:
- the LOC107923629 gene encoding sulfate transporter 3.1 isoform X2 — MGNADYVYPSTNEYRQCAHPVAVPPPQPFFKSFKNSLKETFFPDDPLRQFKNKTPSRKFFLGLQYFLPILEWGPRYTFQFLKSDLISGITIASLAIPQGISYAKLANLPPILGLYSSFIPPLIYAMMGSSRDLAVGTVAVASLLIGSMLGDEVNATENPALYLHLAFTATFFAGLLQASLGLLRLGFIVDFLSHATIVGFMGGAATVVILQQLKGILGLQHFTQSTDIISVLRSVFSQIHEWRWESGVLGAVFLFFLLLSRYFSKKRPKFFWISAMAPLTTVILGSLLVYLTHAEKHGVDVIGNLKKGLNPPSFGDFVFTSPYLTTAVKTGMITGIIALAEGIAVGRSFAMFKHYSIDGNKEMVAIGTMNIVGSCFSCYLTTGPFSRSAVNFNAGCKTAMSNVVMAIAVMFTLLFLTPLFHYTPLVVLSAIIISAMLGLIDYEAAIHLWKVDKFDFVVCMGAYIGVVFASVEVGLVIAVAISVLRLLLFVARPKTFVLGNLPNSTIYRSVEQYPTTNDVPGILILQIDAPIYFANSSYLRERISRWIDEEEDKLKSTGETSLQYVIFNMSAVGNIDTSGISMLEEVKKITDRRGLKLVLANPGAEVMKKLNKSKFIETIGKEWIYLTVGEAVEACNYKLHTCKPDATNEDSQPWNNV; from the exons ATGGGCAACGCTGATTATGTGTACCCTTCCACCAATGAGTACCGTCAATGTGCTCACCCAGTGGCGGTTCCTCCGCCACAACCATTCTTCAAGTCATTCAAAAACTCTCTCAAGGAGACGTTTTTCCCAGATGACCCACTTCGACAATTCAAGAACAAAACACCCTCTCGGAAGTTTTTTCTGGGACTGCAATATTTCTTGCCCATTCTTGAATGGGGTCCTCGTTACACCTTCCAGTTCTTGAAATCTGACCTCATTTCGGGGATCACCATAGCCAGTCTTGCTATCCCTCAGGGTATTAGCTATGCAAAGCTAGCTAACTTGCCGCCTATACTCGGCCTAT ATTCAAGCTTTATTCCACCACTGATTTATGCGATGATGGGAAGTTCAAGAGATTTGGCAGTAGGGACTGTTGCAGTTGCATCACTTCTCATAGGTTCTATGTTGGGGGACGAAGTAAACGCTACTGAGAATCCTGCGCTTTATCTTCACCTTGCTTTCACAGCAACTTTTTTCGCCGGCCTTCTGCAAGCTTCCTTAGGCCTCTTAAG GCTAGGGTTTATAGTGGATTTCCTTTCACATGCGACGATAGTAGGGTTCATGGGAGGAGCAGCCACCGTAGTGATATTGCAACAGCTAAAGGGAATTCTGGGACTTCAACACTTCACTCAATCTACTGATATTATCTCCGTCTTGCGCTCAGTGTTTTCCCAGATTCATGAg TGGAGATGGGAGAGTGGTGTGCTGGGCGCTGTtttccttttcttcctcctcctcaGCAGATACTTC AGTAAAAAACGACCCAAATTCTTCTGGATATCAGCAATGGCACCTTTGACAACGGTCATTCTTGGAAGTCTACTCGTTTACTTGACCCATGCTGAAAAACACGGTGTTGATGTG ATTGGAAACTTGAAGAAAGGGTTGAATCCACCTTCTTTTGGGGATTTCGTATTTACCTCTCCCTATTTGACAACAGCTGTGAAGACTGGCATGATCACTGGCATCATTGCTCTTGCT GAAGGAATAGCAGTGGGGAGAAGTTTTGCAATGTTCAAGCACTACAGCATTGATGGGAACAAAGAAATGGTAGCCATTGGGACCATGAACATTGTTGGTTCTTGCTTTTCTTGCTATCTCACAACTG GGCCATTCTCTCGATCAGCTGTTAACTTCAATGCGGGATGTAAAACAGCAATGTCGAACGTTGTAATGGCCATTGCAGTTATGTTCACATTGCTGTTCTTAACACCATTGTTCCATTACACTCCCCTCGTAGTGTTGTCTGCAATTATAATCTCTGCAATGCTTGGCCTCATTGATTACGAGGCTGCAATTCATCTTTGGAAAGTCGATAAATTCGATTTCGTGGTGTGTATGGGTGCATATATCGGTGTTGTTTTCGCGAGTGTGGAGGTTGGATTAGTCATAGCG GTTGCTATCTCTGTTCTGAGATTGCTGCTGTTTGTTGCGAGACCGAAGACCTTCGTTCTTGGAAACCTTCCGAATTCAACCATCTATAGGAGTGTTGAGCAATATCCAACCACAAACGATGTTCCTGGGATTCTTATACTTCAAATAGATGCTCCAATTTACTTTGCTAATTCAAGCTACTTAAGAGAAAG GATCTCAAGGTGGATTGATGAAGAGGAAGACAAGTTGAAATCTACAGGGGAAACTAGCTTACAGTATGTTATATTTAATATGAGTG CTGTTGGTAACATTGATACCAGTGGAATAAGCATGCTCGAAGAAGTGAAGAAAATAACTGATAGAAGGGGGCTCAAG CTTGTGTTGGCCAACCCAGGAGCTGAAGTGATGAAGAAACTGAACAAATCGAAGTTCATAGAGACAATAGGTAAAGAATGGATATACTTGACAGTAGGAGAAGCTGTTGAAGCCTGCAATTACAAGCTTCATACATGCAAACCAGACGCCACCAATGAGGACTCGCAACCATGGAACAATGTCTAA
- the LOC107923629 gene encoding sulfate transporter 3.1 isoform X1, translating into MGNADYVYPSTNEYRQCAHPVAVPPPQPFFKSFKNSLKETFFPDDPLRQFKNKTPSRKFFLGLQYFLPILEWGPRYTFQFLKSDLISGITIASLAIPQGISYAKLANLPPILGLYSSFIPPLIYAMMGSSRDLAVGTVAVASLLIGSMLGDEVNATENPALYLHLAFTATFFAGLLQASLGLLRLGFIVDFLSHATIVGFMGGAATVVILQQLKGILGLQHFTQSTDIISVLRSVFSQIHEWRWESGVLGAVFLFFLLLSRYFSKKRPKFFWISAMAPLTTVILGSLLVYLTHAEKHGVDVIGNLKKGLNPPSFGDFVFTSPYLTTAVKTGMITGIIALAEGIAVGRSFAMFKHYSIDGNKEMVAIGTMNIVGSCFSCYLTTGPFSRSAVNFNAGCKTAMSNVVMAIAVMFTLLFLTPLFHYTPLVVLSAIIISAMLGLIDYEAAIHLWKVDKFDFVVCMGAYIGVVFASVEVGLVIAVYIDENTNEMNLFPSSKQQNSVIILWCKMQVAISVLRLLLFVARPKTFVLGNLPNSTIYRSVEQYPTTNDVPGILILQIDAPIYFANSSYLRERISRWIDEEEDKLKSTGETSLQYVIFNMSAVGNIDTSGISMLEEVKKITDRRGLKLVLANPGAEVMKKLNKSKFIETIGKEWIYLTVGEAVEACNYKLHTCKPDATNEDSQPWNNV; encoded by the exons ATGGGCAACGCTGATTATGTGTACCCTTCCACCAATGAGTACCGTCAATGTGCTCACCCAGTGGCGGTTCCTCCGCCACAACCATTCTTCAAGTCATTCAAAAACTCTCTCAAGGAGACGTTTTTCCCAGATGACCCACTTCGACAATTCAAGAACAAAACACCCTCTCGGAAGTTTTTTCTGGGACTGCAATATTTCTTGCCCATTCTTGAATGGGGTCCTCGTTACACCTTCCAGTTCTTGAAATCTGACCTCATTTCGGGGATCACCATAGCCAGTCTTGCTATCCCTCAGGGTATTAGCTATGCAAAGCTAGCTAACTTGCCGCCTATACTCGGCCTAT ATTCAAGCTTTATTCCACCACTGATTTATGCGATGATGGGAAGTTCAAGAGATTTGGCAGTAGGGACTGTTGCAGTTGCATCACTTCTCATAGGTTCTATGTTGGGGGACGAAGTAAACGCTACTGAGAATCCTGCGCTTTATCTTCACCTTGCTTTCACAGCAACTTTTTTCGCCGGCCTTCTGCAAGCTTCCTTAGGCCTCTTAAG GCTAGGGTTTATAGTGGATTTCCTTTCACATGCGACGATAGTAGGGTTCATGGGAGGAGCAGCCACCGTAGTGATATTGCAACAGCTAAAGGGAATTCTGGGACTTCAACACTTCACTCAATCTACTGATATTATCTCCGTCTTGCGCTCAGTGTTTTCCCAGATTCATGAg TGGAGATGGGAGAGTGGTGTGCTGGGCGCTGTtttccttttcttcctcctcctcaGCAGATACTTC AGTAAAAAACGACCCAAATTCTTCTGGATATCAGCAATGGCACCTTTGACAACGGTCATTCTTGGAAGTCTACTCGTTTACTTGACCCATGCTGAAAAACACGGTGTTGATGTG ATTGGAAACTTGAAGAAAGGGTTGAATCCACCTTCTTTTGGGGATTTCGTATTTACCTCTCCCTATTTGACAACAGCTGTGAAGACTGGCATGATCACTGGCATCATTGCTCTTGCT GAAGGAATAGCAGTGGGGAGAAGTTTTGCAATGTTCAAGCACTACAGCATTGATGGGAACAAAGAAATGGTAGCCATTGGGACCATGAACATTGTTGGTTCTTGCTTTTCTTGCTATCTCACAACTG GGCCATTCTCTCGATCAGCTGTTAACTTCAATGCGGGATGTAAAACAGCAATGTCGAACGTTGTAATGGCCATTGCAGTTATGTTCACATTGCTGTTCTTAACACCATTGTTCCATTACACTCCCCTCGTAGTGTTGTCTGCAATTATAATCTCTGCAATGCTTGGCCTCATTGATTACGAGGCTGCAATTCATCTTTGGAAAGTCGATAAATTCGATTTCGTGGTGTGTATGGGTGCATATATCGGTGTTGTTTTCGCGAGTGTGGAGGTTGGATTAGTCATAGCGGTATATATCGACGAAAACACaaatgaaatgaacttatttCCTTCATCCAAACAACAAAATTCCGTAATAATCCTTTGGTGTAAAATGCAGGTTGCTATCTCTGTTCTGAGATTGCTGCTGTTTGTTGCGAGACCGAAGACCTTCGTTCTTGGAAACCTTCCGAATTCAACCATCTATAGGAGTGTTGAGCAATATCCAACCACAAACGATGTTCCTGGGATTCTTATACTTCAAATAGATGCTCCAATTTACTTTGCTAATTCAAGCTACTTAAGAGAAAG GATCTCAAGGTGGATTGATGAAGAGGAAGACAAGTTGAAATCTACAGGGGAAACTAGCTTACAGTATGTTATATTTAATATGAGTG CTGTTGGTAACATTGATACCAGTGGAATAAGCATGCTCGAAGAAGTGAAGAAAATAACTGATAGAAGGGGGCTCAAG CTTGTGTTGGCCAACCCAGGAGCTGAAGTGATGAAGAAACTGAACAAATCGAAGTTCATAGAGACAATAGGTAAAGAATGGATATACTTGACAGTAGGAGAAGCTGTTGAAGCCTGCAATTACAAGCTTCATACATGCAAACCAGACGCCACCAATGAGGACTCGCAACCATGGAACAATGTCTAA